One Candidatus Zixiibacteriota bacterium genomic window carries:
- a CDS encoding glycoside hydrolase family 130 protein, whose amino-acid sequence MKRYSGNPLISRTDIPCIKPSLVDVSSVFNPGAVRWRGQVVLILRVQNRGRETFLLTAFSDNGIQFRIDRRPITFSGLERFPHRLHHIYDPRLTRIGDVCYVTLAMDTDAGCRVGLARTTDFRAFEFLGEILHDEARNAVIFPERIGGAYAMLYRPNRTRLEGGVASGDAIEWAVSENLQDWSPRGPVMAGRPHYWDELIGSGPPPLRTRHGWLHVYHGVATHFAASNIYQAGVVLLAADHPGRVIARSRANILEPRELYELTGQVPNVVFPTGLIPARDGGDGAVEDDAELLLYYGAADTCVGLATATVGELLEACDEV is encoded by the coding sequence ATGAAGCGCTACTCCGGGAACCCGCTGATCAGCCGCACTGATATTCCCTGCATCAAACCGTCGCTGGTGGATGTGTCGTCGGTGTTCAATCCCGGCGCGGTGCGGTGGCGCGGCCAGGTGGTGCTGATCCTCCGGGTCCAGAACCGGGGCCGCGAGACTTTCCTCCTGACGGCGTTCAGCGACAACGGCATTCAGTTCCGGATCGACCGCCGCCCGATCACCTTCTCCGGCCTCGAGCGCTTCCCGCACCGCCTCCACCATATCTACGACCCGCGGCTGACCCGGATCGGCGACGTGTGTTATGTCACGCTGGCGATGGATACCGATGCCGGCTGCCGGGTCGGCCTGGCCCGGACCACGGATTTTCGCGCGTTCGAATTCCTCGGCGAGATCCTGCATGATGAGGCGCGCAACGCGGTGATCTTCCCGGAGCGGATCGGCGGGGCGTACGCGATGCTGTATCGGCCGAACCGGACGCGGCTGGAGGGCGGGGTGGCCAGCGGCGATGCGATCGAGTGGGCGGTGTCGGAGAATCTGCAGGACTGGTCGCCCCGCGGGCCGGTGATGGCCGGGCGGCCGCACTACTGGGACGAGTTGATCGGGTCGGGGCCGCCCCCGCTCCGGACCCGCCACGGCTGGCTCCACGTGTACCACGGGGTGGCCACCCACTTCGCGGCGAGCAACATCTACCAGGCCGGGGTCGTACTGCTGGCCGCCGACCACCCCGGCCGGGTGATCGCGCGCAGCCGCGCCAATATCCTGGAACCGCGGGAACTCTACGAGCTGACCGGCCAGGTGCCGAACGTGGTCTTTCCGACCGGGCTGATCCCGGCCCGCGACGGCGGCGACGGCGCGGTCGAGGACGACGCCGAGCTCCTGCTCTACTACGGGGCGGCCGACACGTGCGTGGGACTGGCGACCGCGACTGTCGGCGAGTTGCTCGAGGCGTGCGATGAAGTGTGA